A part of Gossypium hirsutum isolate 1008001.06 chromosome A07, Gossypium_hirsutum_v2.1, whole genome shotgun sequence genomic DNA contains:
- the LOC107955695 gene encoding receptor-like protein kinase FERONIA, translated as MEKYSVIILITILQSAIFVASEQPAYVPTDNITLNCGATTDLLANDGRSWAADKNSKFGPFESSHNKSQAYEADTQDGSETVPYMTVRVSRSEFKYTFPVTPGQKFVRLYFHPASYKEYDRSKAFFSVKAGSFTLLKNFSAFLVADSKGKNSFSREFCLNVEDNKVLDLVFTPSRSASNDTYAFINGIEIVSMPTSLYYTPPDSLDVPFVGQNYPFPVENDTALEMAYRLNVGGQSISPNDDTRLFRLWSDDFFYMTKNSYVTVNASVPITYTMIPRYTAPEMVYRTARTMGPSLAYNKKHNLSWRLPVGSGFRYMVRLHFCEPQDLISSPGDRKFQVFINSQTAEQNADVIMWTGQGRIPIFKDYVVLVSKEYITIDLHPILAKFYDVILNGIEVFKLSNSDGNLGEPNPELRVAPPPPSDSSNSAGAKSKKRSLLIAGVGCAAGLIAIISLLVYMAVRRQRKGTSLLCWWINQNEGKSTRTSLLPDELCRHFSLDEIKAATNNFHDDLVVGKGGFGKVYKGFMDEGEKIVAIKRLNPESSQGIREFLTEIEMLSQLRHVHLVSLIGYCNEKREMILVYDFMSNGTLSDHLYGTSFAYDPLTWKQRLEICKGAATGLNYLHTEVRHTVIHRDVKTNNILLDDKFTAKVSDFGLSKEDPKDEMLITGIKGTRGYMDPEYARGHKLTEKSDVYAFGVVLFEVLCARKAVNTKLPEAQMSLAHWAKQCIADGTLYKVIDPYLIGKIAPECFKVFVEIAESCIADVGTDRPSMNDVMERLGFAIELQKAADAEMSKMEPASECSYPDIVFPVARDMDFDDESEVYSELDSNVCRGVGLLDSDTTGLTYPSIDSSTSMYTFTSTTNNTKSIGN; from the coding sequence ATGGAGAAGTACTCGGTAATAATTCTCATAACCATCCTTCAGTCAGCCATTTTTGTTGCATCAGAGCAGCCTGCATACGTTCCAACGGATAATATCACCCTGAATTGTGGAGCTACAACCGACTTATTAGCTAATGATGGCAGATCTTGGGCAGCAGACAAGAACTCAAAATTTGGACCTTTCGAATCATCCCACAACAAATCGCAAGCCTACGAAGCTGATACTCAAGACGGTTCCGAAACCGTGCCTTATATGACGGTCCGAGTTTCCCGTTCCGAATTCAAGTACACTTTCCCTGTTACTCCAGGCCAGAAATTCGTTCGTCTCTACTTCCATCCAGCGTCCTATAAAGAATACGACAGATCCAAGGCCTTTTTCTCTGTCAAAGCTGGTTCTTTCACGTTGCTAAAAAATTTCAGTGCTTTCCTTGTTGCAGATTCAAAGGGGAAAAATTCGTTTTCCAGAGAATTCTGTTTGAACGTGGAAGATAATAAGGTGTTGGACCTTGTTTTCACTCCATCTCGTAGTGCTTCAAACGATACTTACGCTTTCATCAATGGAATCGAGATCGTGTCGATGCCTACCAGTCTTTACTACACACCGCCTGACTCATTGGATGTCCCTTTCGTTGGTCAGAATTATCCATTCCCCGTTGAGAATGACACCGCACTTGAGATGGCGTATCGATTGAATGTTGGGGGCCAATCCATTTCGCCCAACGATGATACTCGCCTTTTCAGGCTTTGGTCCGATGACTTTTTTTACATGACAAAAAATAGCTATGTCACTGTCAACGCCTCCGTGCCAATCACCTATACAATGATTCCGAGATATACGGCACCGGAGATGGTTTATCGGACTGCACGGACAATGGGGCCTAGTCTTGCGTACAACAAGAAGCATAACTTATCATGGAGATTGCCCGTGGGTTCGGGATTCAGGTATATGGTGAGGCTTCATTTCTGTGAACCCCAAGATCTGATAAGCTCTCCGGGAGATCGGAAGTTTCAGGTCTTTATAAACAGTCAGACGGCTGAACAAAACGCTGATGTGATTATGTGGACTGGGCAAGGCAGAATTCCGATATTTAAGGATTATGTCGTGTTAGTATCAAAGGAGTACATCACCATAGATTTGCATCCTATTCTTGCAAAGTTCTATGATGTTATCTTAAATGGGATTGAAGTGTTCAAATTAAGCAACTCAGATGGCAATTTGGGCGAACCAAACCCAGAACTACGGGTGGCTCCACCACCACCTTCGGATTCGTCCAATTCTGCAGGTGCAAAATCCAAGAAGAGAAGCTTGCTAATTGCTGGTGTCGGATGTGCGGCTGGTTTGATTGCCATAATTTCTTTACTGGTTTACATGGCAGTTCGGCGGCAAAGAAAGGGAACAAGTTTGCTTTGCTGGTGGATAAATCAAAACGAAGGGAAATCCACAAGGACCTCACTGTTACCAGATGAACTATGCCGCCATTTTTCACTGGATGAGATCAAAGCTGCTACCAACAATTTCCATGATGATTTAGTTGTTGGGAAAGGTGGGTTTGGGAAAGTATACAAAGGTTTCATGGATGAAGGTGAAAAGATAGTTGCAATCAAGCGCCTGAATCCAGAATCCAGTCAAGGTATTCGAGAGTTCTTAACAGAGATTGAGATGTTGTCTCAGCTCCGCCATGTTCATTTGGTGTCCTTAATCGGATACTGCAATGAGAAACGAGAGATGATTCTGGTGTATGATTTTATGAGTAATGGGACTCTCTCGGATCATCTTTACGGTACTAGCTTTGCCTATGATCCTCTCACATGGAAGCAAAGGCTTGAGATTTGCAAGGGAGCTGCAACTGGATTGAACTATCTTCATACAGAAGTGAGGCATACTGTTATCCACCGTGATGTGAAGACAAACAACATTCTTCTAGATGATAAGTTTACTGCCAAGGTTTCTGATTTTGGGTTGTCGAAAGAAGACCCCAAAGACGAGATGCTCATAACCGGGATAAAGGGCACCCGCGGCTACATGGACCCGGAGTATGCTCGGGGTCATAAATTAACCGAAAAATCAGATGTCTATGCATTTGGTGTTGTGTTATTTGAAGTGTTATGTGCAAGAAAAGCTGTGAATACGAAATTGCCCGAAGCTCAAATGAGCCTGGCACATTGGGCCAAGCAATGCATTGCAGATGGGACACTGTACAAGGTTATTGATCCATATTTGATTGGAAAGATAGCTCCAGAGTGTTTTAAGGTGTTCGTCGAAATTGCAGAAAGTTGCATAGCAGATGTAGGAACCGATAGGCCGTCAATGAATGATGTGATGGAAAGGTTGGGGTTTGCTATAGAGTTGCAAAAGGCTGCTGATGCCGAGATGTCGAAGATGGAGCCGGCAAGTGAGTGTAGCTACCCGGATATAGTGTTCCCAGTTGCTCGGGACATGGACTTCGACGATGAATCAGAGGTGTATTCGGAGTTGGATTCGAATGTATGCAGAGGAGTAGGGTTATTAGATTCAGATACTACTGGACTGACTTATCCTAGTATTGATTCAAGCACATCAATGTACACCTTCACCAGCACCACCAACAACACAAAAAGCATAGGAAATTAG